A genomic stretch from Empedobacter stercoris includes:
- a CDS encoding linear amide C-N hydrolase: MKKNFYNKLTLTLFSTNLLFLLAPKLDACTRVVYKGPENTVITARSMDWKDEIDANIWIFPRGLDRTGNVGNASEKWTSKYGSVITSAWDIATTDGINEKGLVANVLWLVESQYPKFDPKGSKPGVTIAAWAQYVLDNYATVNEAVEDLRKEKFVVVSDYIPGTQKFTTLHLSISDAKGDNAIFEYVNGKLKIHHDSSYTVMTNSPIFEEQLAINQYWKGIPGTIMLPGTNRAPDRYVRASYYINAIPQTADTRISIASVFSVIRNVSVPLGISSESEPNISSTRWRSVADHKNLVYYFETTKTPNTFWVDLKKIDFNKNASTKRLSVSKNETYAGETSLLFHQAKPFTFVGI; encoded by the coding sequence ATGAAAAAGAATTTTTACAACAAACTTACTTTAACATTATTCTCTACCAACTTACTATTTTTATTAGCTCCAAAACTTGATGCTTGTACAAGAGTTGTTTACAAAGGTCCAGAAAATACAGTAATTACTGCTCGTTCTATGGATTGGAAAGATGAGATTGATGCCAACATTTGGATTTTTCCAAGAGGACTAGATCGCACCGGAAATGTTGGGAATGCATCAGAAAAATGGACTTCAAAATATGGTAGTGTAATTACAAGTGCTTGGGATATAGCGACAACTGATGGTATAAATGAAAAAGGATTAGTTGCAAATGTATTATGGTTAGTTGAAAGTCAATACCCTAAATTTGATCCAAAAGGATCTAAACCTGGAGTCACAATTGCTGCATGGGCACAATATGTATTGGATAACTATGCAACTGTGAATGAAGCAGTGGAAGATTTGAGAAAAGAAAAGTTTGTAGTAGTTTCTGATTACATTCCAGGAACGCAGAAATTTACAACTTTACATCTTTCAATTTCTGATGCTAAAGGTGATAACGCTATTTTTGAATATGTAAATGGTAAATTAAAAATACATCACGATTCATCTTACACGGTCATGACTAATTCGCCTATTTTTGAAGAACAATTAGCCATTAATCAATATTGGAAAGGAATTCCTGGAACGATAATGCTTCCTGGAACTAATAGAGCTCCTGATCGTTACGTACGTGCATCTTATTATATCAATGCTATTCCACAAACTGCAGATACACGTATTTCAATTGCGAGTGTTTTTAGTGTCATCAGAAATGTTTCAGTTCCTTTAGGAATTTCGTCAGAATCCGAACCGAATATTTCCTCTACTCGTTGGAGATCAGTTGCGGATCATAAAAACTTAGTTTATTATTTCGAAACTACAAAAACACCAAATACTTTTTGGGTTGATTTGAAGAAGATTGATTTTAATAAAAATGCTTCAACAAAACGATTAAGCGTTAGTAAAAATGAAACTTATGCTGGAGAAACTTCTCTACTCTTTCATCAGGCAAAGCCATTTACTTTTGTTGGAATATAA
- the pafA gene encoding alkaline phosphatase PafA: MKFNKTFLSVLGLFAGLSLYAQQEVNRPKLVVGVVVDQMRWDYLYRYQDRYSQGGFNRLLNEGYSNENTYIPYIPTYTAIGHSTIYTGSVPAIHGIAGNDFIIQATGQEMYCTQDDTVNGVGTSSKAGKMSPKNLLTSTVPDQLKLATNFRSKVFGVSLKDRGGILPAGHFADAAFWFDGESGNWVSSTFYMNELPKWLQKFNDKKVTEKYLDKWNTLYPIDTYVQSEKDGNPYRQKYKGLDKMQFPYDLKKLKKENGLGLIRSTPFGNSLTKDIAIEIIDNEKLGQNDKGITDFLAVSFSSTDYVGHQFSPNTIEMEDTYLRLDKDLEQLFNHLDQKVGKGEYLVFLTADHGGAHNPKYFQDKKGNAGYFQTSEVKKALNAKLQAEFKTADIVRSLSNYQVHLNNQLIETNDLDEEDIKDEIVKFMQKVDGVSFVADMDKIGNASIPSEIKERMINGFNRKRSGAITYILDPQWYGGKLNAGGTTHGTWGSYDAHIPFVLMGWGIKQGKNNNRVYMTDIAPTLSALLHIEEPNGNIGKPVVEVINQK; this comes from the coding sequence AGATCGTTATTCTCAGGGTGGTTTCAATCGTTTATTAAACGAAGGTTATAGCAACGAAAACACTTATATTCCATATATTCCTACTTATACGGCGATTGGTCATAGTACGATTTATACAGGTTCTGTCCCAGCTATTCATGGAATTGCGGGAAATGATTTTATCATTCAAGCAACTGGACAAGAGATGTATTGTACACAAGATGATACTGTTAATGGAGTTGGTACTTCTTCTAAAGCAGGGAAAATGTCTCCTAAAAACTTGTTGACTTCTACGGTTCCTGATCAATTGAAATTAGCAACTAATTTTCGCTCAAAAGTATTTGGTGTTTCATTAAAAGATCGTGGAGGAATTTTACCAGCAGGCCATTTTGCTGATGCTGCTTTTTGGTTTGACGGAGAATCTGGAAACTGGGTTTCGAGTACATTCTATATGAACGAATTGCCAAAATGGTTACAAAAATTCAATGATAAAAAAGTAACTGAAAAATATTTAGATAAATGGAATACACTTTATCCAATTGATACGTATGTACAAAGTGAAAAAGATGGAAATCCGTATCGACAGAAGTATAAAGGATTAGATAAAATGCAATTTCCTTATGATTTGAAAAAATTAAAAAAAGAAAATGGTTTGGGATTAATTCGTTCTACTCCATTCGGAAACTCGTTGACAAAAGATATCGCAATTGAAATTATTGATAACGAAAAATTAGGTCAAAACGATAAAGGAATTACCGATTTCTTAGCAGTTAGCTTCTCTTCTACAGATTATGTTGGTCACCAATTTTCACCAAATACTATCGAAATGGAAGATACTTATTTACGTTTAGATAAAGATTTGGAACAATTATTCAATCATTTGGATCAAAAAGTTGGAAAAGGCGAATATTTAGTTTTCTTAACGGCTGATCATGGTGGAGCACATAATCCAAAATATTTCCAAGATAAAAAAGGAAACGCTGGATATTTTCAAACTTCAGAAGTAAAAAAAGCTTTAAATGCTAAATTACAAGCTGAATTTAAAACTGCTGATATTGTACGCTCTTTATCAAATTACCAAGTCCATTTGAATAATCAGCTTATTGAAACTAATGATTTAGATGAAGAAGATATCAAAGATGAAATTGTGAAATTCATGCAAAAAGTTGATGGTGTTTCTTTTGTTGCAGATATGGACAAAATCGGAAATGCATCAATTCCTTCTGAAATTAAAGAACGTATGATCAACGGTTTCAATCGTAAACGAAGTGGTGCAATTACCTATATTTTAGATCCACAATGGTACGGAGGAAAACTAAACGCTGGCGGAACTACTCACGGAACTTGGGGATCTTACGATGCTCATATTCCATTTGTTTTAATGGGATGGGGAATTAAACAAGGTAAAAATAATAACCGAGTTTATATGACTGACATCGCTCCTACTTTGTCTGCTTTGTTACACATTGAAGAGCCAAATGGGAACATTGGTAAACCAGTGGTTGAGGTGATTAATCAAAAATAA